Within Azoarcus sp. DD4, the genomic segment GGTGCCGCCCGACTTGCCGGCGACGATGTCGTCCATCAGCACGTCCATCTCGGCGGTGAGGATGTCGATCAGGTCGGTCTGCTCCTCCGGCAGGATCAGCTTCTGTTTCAGCGCCGGGCTGTACTCGTAGGGTTCGAGATCATCGACGTGCACCCACACGTAGTGATGCAGGTCGAGGTGGAACATCAGGATGTAGAAGTGCACCGGCAGCTGGGTGAACATGCCCTTGGGCAGCTTCTCCTGGATGGCCTGCACCTCGGCCTCGACCTTGAAGTCGCCGTTCTTGGACGCGCGCCGCAGGTAGCGTTCGAGGATGTCGCCCGGGGTGTCCAGCGTCAGCACGCGGTCGGCGAGGATGCTCTCGTCGTTCACCAGGCGGGCCTTGCCGCCACCCGAGGACAGCACGATCACGTCCTTGCGCGACCAGTCGGTGTCGCGGTGGGTCGCGGTGGGGTTCTCGGCGTAGTAGCCAACGCCGCTGCCGGAGAACTGCTCGCCGCAGCGCGCACGCCAGTCGAAGTAGCGGGCGGCGGCTTCATCGTAGGCGGCGATCAGCGCCGGCGTCTCGCGCACGAAGCCCTTGGTGGCGAAGATCTCCGAGATCGTGCGCCCCGGGATGTCGCTCGGGTTGATGCGGATGTTGGCGGTGGCGAGCTTGGCCTTGGCGTTGGACTTCAGTTCCACCAGCACCTTGGCGCTTTCCTCGCCGCCCGGCGGCGTGTAGTCGATGCGCGTCACCGCCCAGGCCAGCGGCTTGCCGGTGAGCGCCGCGGTGAACAGCCAGCCTCGGATGGCACCGGCGGCGAGGTAGCGGATCACCTCCGGCACCACCCTTTCGAGATCGTCGTCCTCGAAGCGGTAGCCCTCGTCGTTGAAGGCCTGCTGCAGGGTTTCCAGCTGGGCGGCGCGGGCGCGCTGGGTGGGGCCGCCGGCGCCGTAGAGATCGCCGAGGAAGCGCACCTCGGCATGCTCGAGCTGGGCGAAAGGCACCTCGGCCCGGCTGCCCAGGCGCAACTGATCCTGCAGCCAGGCCAGGCGCGGAAAGGCCTTGACCATGGCCTCGACGTGATTGCGTTCGATTTGCAGCTTCACCGCTTCCTCCACATCGTCGGGGAACGCCGGAACGGCGCGATTTCCGCAATGCAGCAGATTTGGTGCCAGGCTGCGCAGGGTCGAACGCGGTCAATGAATCCTGTGCTTTATCAGATCCTTAGTAATTTTCGATGGCGAACCCGGGGCGGACTTGTCGCAAGCCGTACAGCCGGCTTGCGCGATTCACGCCAATGTCCTGCCACCCGCGCCTCCGGGACGAACGCCGCGGCACCACAGCGCCGCAGCGCAGCCCCACGGCCGCGGTGGAAATCAACTTTCCAGCGGCAAACGGAAATCATCCGCTGCCCAGCCACCTCTATTGCTTTCGGCAAAGCGCATCCAGCGCCAAAGCACTGATACGACACAGCCCGGGAAAGACCGCCGGCGACTGGCACGCTATCTGCTGCTGTTACGCGGTCCGTAACACCTTTCCCGCCACGCCATGACCTCCTCCTCCGACTCCGCACTCGTCCTCGGCATCGGCAACCTGCTCTGGGCCGACGAGGGTTTCGGCGTGCGCTGCGTCGAGGCCTTCGATGCCGCCTGGGCGGTCCCGCCGCAGGTCACCGTGATGGACGGCGGCACCCAGGGCCTCTACCTGCTGCCCTATGTCACCGCCGCACGCCGGCTGATCGTGTTCGACGCGGTCGATTACGGCCTCGAACCGGGCAGCCTGCGCCTGGTGGAAGACGACGAGGTGCCCCGCTTCATGGGCGCCAAGAAGATGAGCCTGCACCAGACCGGCTTCCAGGAAGTGATCGCCTCCGCCGCCCTGCTCGGCCAGTGCCCGCAATCCATGCTGCTGATCGGCGTGCAGCCGGTCGAACTGGAAGATTTCGGCGGCAGCCTGCGTCCGGTAGTGCGCGCGCGGGTGGGCGAAGCAGTGGCAATCGCCGCCGAACGCCTGCGCCAATGGGGCTTTGCGCTGGCGCCGCGCAGCGCCAGCGGCGGCGGCCTCACCGACGCCGCGCTGGAACTCGCCCGTTACGAAGACGGCCGTCCGTCCGAGGAACTCGCCTGCCGCATCGGCGACGTCCGCTTCATGCCGGAGCGCTAGCCATGTGCGTCGGCATCCCCGTTCAGGTCGTGCGCAGCGAAGACAGCCGTGCGCTGTGCCGCGACCGCAACGGTAGCGAGGTCTGGATCGACCTGCTGCTGGTCGGCGCGCAGCCGCCGGGCACCTGGCTGATGAGCTTTCTCGGCGCCGCCCGCGAGGTGATCGACGCCGACAGCGCGCGCCAGTCGCTGGCTGCGCTGGCTGCGCTCGATGCGCTGATGGCGGGAGAAACGCCCGATCTCGACGCCGCCTTCGCCGACCTGGTGAACCGCGAACCCGAACTCCCCGATTTCCTCAAGGCGCAAAAAACATGACGACCGCCACGGCCCTGGAGCAGGGCATGCAACGCCTGGTGGAGCGCGACGGCTTCCGCCGCGTTACCACCGACACCCTGGTCGACTTCGCCAGGGCCGCCGACATCGGCGTGCTGCTGCTCACCGACGACCCGGTGCGCTGCCCCGAAGCCTGGGACATGCTGGTGGTGCTGCCGGAAGTGCTGAAGTCGGTGCCCGGCCTGCGCGCCGGCGTCGCCGCGCCGGACGCGAGCCGCGACATCGCCGCGACCTTCGGCATCAGCCGCTACCCGGCACTGCTCTTCCTGCGCGGCGACGACAATGCCGGCGGCAACCACGACTACGTCGGTGCCATCGAGGGCATGCGCGACTGGCAACCGCTGGTCGAAGCCGTTGCCGCCATGCGCCATGCGCCCGCCGGCCGCCGGCCCGGCATCGGCATCCCGGTGCGCGGCACCGGCGCCTCCTCCACCTGCCACTGACCCGGAGCCGCGCATGAAAGCCTGGTCCGCCAACGCCTTCCCCATTCCCGTCGTCGCCGTCGGCGCCGGCTCGCAGCCCGCCGAGGACGAGGATTTCGACTACCTGCCCATGCCCAGCGGCATGGACACCTTCGCGCCGCCGCGCCTGCCCGACCAGATCGACCCCGCCGCCCGCGCCACCGCGGTCGCCACGCTCGAAGGCCTGCTGGCCGCGATGCGGGCCTGGTCCTTCGGCAGCGCCGGTCATCCGGTCGTCGACCTCGGCGGGCTCGACAGCACCAGCCTGGCCCTGATCAACGACGCGCTCGGCCAGGGCGAGGTCAGCGCGCGGGTGGACGGCAGTCCCGCCCTGCGCATCCAGGAAACCGTGTTCGCCGGCATCTGGCGGGTGATCGAAACCGACGCCGCCGGTCGCCGCCTGGCCGACCGCATCGAGGCCTGTGCGATGCCGGCCGAAGTCGCCGCCCGCAGCCGCGCCGCCGCCCGCGCCGCGCTGACGCCCCCGCCGCCGCCCGTCGGCGTGATGAACGCGCCGGCGGTGCTGGCCGAGCTGCTGCACGCGGTGGACAAGCACCGCGCCGGCAGCGCCGCCCACATCGTCAACCTCACCCTGCTGCCGATGAACCCGGCCGACCTCACCTGGCTGGTCGAGGTGCTCGGCGTCGGCCCCACGGTGATCCTGTCGCGCGGTTACGGCAATTGCCGCATCACCGCCACCGCGCTCGCCAACACCTGGTGGGTGCAGTATTTCAACAGCGCCGACACGCTCATCCTCAACACCATCGAAGTCACCGCCCTGCCCGACGTGGCCCCGGCAGCGGCCGACGACTTCGCCGACAGCATCGCGCGGCTGGCCGAATGGACCGCGGCACTGTGCGAGGCGTGAGCCCCGCGCTATCCTTTAAGACATAAACCGACCGAGGCAGCCCGTCATGTTCGAAGGCTCCTACCTGGGCAACGACGCCCAGCTCGATCCCGCCGCACGGCTGGAGTGCGGCATCTGCTGGTGGGTCTACGATCCCGCCGCGGGTGACGAGTTCGGCCAGGTGCCGCCAGCCACGCCCTTCGCGGCGCTGCCGGCGCACTGGCACTGCCCCAACTGCGACGCGCCCCGCCACAAGTTCATGGTGCTCGCCGACGACCGATGAACCACGCCACGGCCACCGCGCCCCGCCCCTTCGCCCCCGCCCTGCCGCCCGCCGACCGGGTCGCGGCCTTGCACGACTGCTTCGCCGCCATCGCCGCCACCCGCATGGCCGGCCTGCCGCTGTGCAATCCGGCGCTGGCGGTGGCAGTGCCGGCGATGCAGGTCTGGGAAGGCGAATGGCTGGGCGTACTGGTGACGCCGTGGGCGATCAGCCTGGTCTTGCTGCCCGGCCCCGGCGGACGCTTCCGCGAGATCGGCGTGGGCGAGTCGCAGGAATGGGCCTTCCCGTCCGGCACCTATGAATTCCTCGGCAACCGGGAAGAAGGGCTCGGCGCCTACCAGAGCTGTTCGCTGGCCTCGCCGGTGTTCGAGTTCGCCAGTCAGGACGAGGCCGACGCCTTTGCGCGCGCCGCACTCGCCGCCCTGCTGGAAGCGGACGCCGGGCGCCTCGCCGCCCAGGGCCGCGAGGATCGCGAGGCAGCCCGTCTCGAAGGCCGGCCCACCCCGGCGCCCGCCCCGCAACCGCTGTCCCGCCGCGCCTTCCTGCGCGGTGCGCTGTTCGGCGCGCGCTGATGGGTGCCGCCGCCGATCCCGCCCTGCTGCTGCACGCCACCCTCGACGGTGGCCAGGTCGGCCGCGTAGTCGCCGACAACCGCCGCCCGCAGGCGGCTCAACTGCTGGTAGGCCGCAGCCCGGCCGAAGCGGTGGCGCTGGTGCCGCGCCTGTTCGCCCTGTGCGGCTGCGCGCAAGGCACTGCCGCCCGGCTCGCCTGTGCGGCGGCGCTCGGCGAACCGGGCGCAGCGGACGCTGCCGCGACCGAACGCGAACTCGCCGCGGAGGCCGCCCACGAGCACTTGTGGCGCCTGCTGCTCGACTGGCCGCCGCTGTTCGGCCTGCAGCCGCGCCGCAACCGCTACGCCGAACTGCACCGCCGCCTGGTCCGGCCGCTCGATGCCGACAGCGCCTACGCGCTCGGCGGCGACCTGCTCGACCTGGTTGCGCGCGAACTGCTGGCCGGCTTCTTCCGCGCCCTGCGCGAACCGCGCA encodes:
- a CDS encoding ATP-binding protein, whose product is MKLQIERNHVEAMVKAFPRLAWLQDQLRLGSRAEVPFAQLEHAEVRFLGDLYGAGGPTQRARAAQLETLQQAFNDEGYRFEDDDLERVVPEVIRYLAAGAIRGWLFTAALTGKPLAWAVTRIDYTPPGGEESAKVLVELKSNAKAKLATANIRINPSDIPGRTISEIFATKGFVRETPALIAAYDEAAARYFDWRARCGEQFSGSGVGYYAENPTATHRDTDWSRKDVIVLSSGGGKARLVNDESILADRVLTLDTPGDILERYLRRASKNGDFKVEAEVQAIQEKLPKGMFTQLPVHFYILMFHLDLHHYVWVHVDDLEPYEYSPALKQKLILPEEQTDLIDILTAEMDVLMDDIVAGKSGGTTVLCAGPPGVGKTLTAEVYSEIIRRPLYRVHSGQLGLNVAAMETALKEVLTRAQRWGAIMLIDEADVYIKRRDDNISMNAVVGVFLRVLEYFNGLLFLTTNRVDDIDEAIVSRCIALIRYEQPDAEARARIWKVMAGQFALALDDGIIARLVARYPQASGRDIKGLAKLVAKYCSRKAVPPDMAAFDRCAMFRALTPVES
- a CDS encoding HyaD/HybD family hydrogenase maturation endopeptidase, encoding MTSSSDSALVLGIGNLLWADEGFGVRCVEAFDAAWAVPPQVTVMDGGTQGLYLLPYVTAARRLIVFDAVDYGLEPGSLRLVEDDEVPRFMGAKKMSLHQTGFQEVIASAALLGQCPQSMLLIGVQPVELEDFGGSLRPVVRARVGEAVAIAAERLRQWGFALAPRSASGGGLTDAALELARYEDGRPSEELACRIGDVRFMPER
- a CDS encoding HypC/HybG/HupF family hydrogenase formation chaperone — encoded protein: MCVGIPVQVVRSEDSRALCRDRNGSEVWIDLLLVGAQPPGTWLMSFLGAAREVIDADSARQSLAALAALDALMAGETPDLDAAFADLVNREPELPDFLKAQKT
- a CDS encoding hydrogenase, which produces MTTATALEQGMQRLVERDGFRRVTTDTLVDFARAADIGVLLLTDDPVRCPEAWDMLVVLPEVLKSVPGLRAGVAAPDASRDIAATFGISRYPALLFLRGDDNAGGNHDYVGAIEGMRDWQPLVEAVAAMRHAPAGRRPGIGIPVRGTGASSTCH
- a CDS encoding hydrogenase expression/formation protein, with translation MKAWSANAFPIPVVAVGAGSQPAEDEDFDYLPMPSGMDTFAPPRLPDQIDPAARATAVATLEGLLAAMRAWSFGSAGHPVVDLGGLDSTSLALINDALGQGEVSARVDGSPALRIQETVFAGIWRVIETDAAGRRLADRIEACAMPAEVAARSRAAARAALTPPPPPVGVMNAPAVLAELLHAVDKHRAGSAAHIVNLTLLPMNPADLTWLVEVLGVGPTVILSRGYGNCRITATALANTWWVQYFNSADTLILNTIEVTALPDVAPAAADDFADSIARLAEWTAALCEA
- a CDS encoding rubredoxin, with amino-acid sequence MFEGSYLGNDAQLDPAARLECGICWWVYDPAAGDEFGQVPPATPFAALPAHWHCPNCDAPRHKFMVLADDR
- the hybE gene encoding [NiFe]-hydrogenase assembly chaperone HybE; its protein translation is MNHATATAPRPFAPALPPADRVAALHDCFAAIAATRMAGLPLCNPALAVAVPAMQVWEGEWLGVLVTPWAISLVLLPGPGGRFREIGVGESQEWAFPSGTYEFLGNREEGLGAYQSCSLASPVFEFASQDEADAFARAALAALLEADAGRLAAQGREDREAARLEGRPTPAPAPQPLSRRAFLRGALFGAR